AGCCTTCAATAAATCCTATTTGATTAAAATCCTAGCTAGCTTGATCCGGCCTATCCATAGAGTCGCAAAGTGTTTTCGAAACAGGCTTCGGTGACTTGTGAGAGCGGCACGTGTCTAATGCCTGCAATGATCTCGGCAACTTGGATGATATGGCAAGGTTCTTGTCTGCTTTTGACGGTCAATCCACTTTCGAACTTCTTTTCCGACTTCCCTTCAAAATGAGTTTTTATGTATTGATATCCAGGGTGCGTTTTCCGTACTTCACAGTAGGGGCAATCGGTTTCTAAAAGAATGCGGTCCAACCGCAAGTGCTGGGCAACATGCAGGTTATCATCGGTTCGCAAACTGCAACCGTTCAGCCCAATATAGAGACCAAGGTCCTCAATAAAGTCATTTGCGAGTTCGAGGGTATCGTCGAAAGAATGAACTACACCACCCGCCTTCCAGCAGTCCCGATGGGTCTGCAGAACATCATAAAGATCCTTTCCAACGTTACGATTGTGTAGAAATAGAGGAAGAGCTGTTTTGGAAGCCAATATGGTTAGTTGTTGAACGAGATACTTGTGCTGTACATCCTTTGGGCAAAATTCGAGTCGATCGTAATCCAACCCAATTTCGCCAATGGCGACAACTGTTCCATCTTTTATACCGTCCTCGGCGA
The Phaeodactylum tricornutum CCAP 1055/1 PHATR_bd_25x34 genomic scaffold, whole genome shotgun sequence genome window above contains:
- a CDS encoding predicted protein, which produces MCSDAGTKSQSQHRFVDIGANLLEERFTKGTYRGKFRHEPDLEQILERASRVGVRRIILTAGTVEESRSAVVQARAWRDLYPSIDFTCTVGVHPTRCQQVFEDAEASSGDLLQELLEIAEDGIKDGTVVAIGEIGLDYDRLEFCPKDVQHKYLVQQLTILASKTALPLFLHNRNVGKDLYDVLQTHRDCWKAGGVVHSFDDTLELANDFIEDLGLYIGLNGCSLRTDDNLHVAQHLRLDRILLETDCPYCEVRKTHPGYQYIKTHFEGKSEKKFESGLTVKSRQEPCHIIQVAEIIAGIRHVPLSQVTEACFENTLRLYG